CGTTCGGGGACCGTGCTCTATCGGGCGCTGTACGACGTGGGGTTGGCCTCGCAGCCGGATTCGCACCGCATCGGCGATGGTCTCGAGCTGTTTTCCACGCGGATCACCGCCCCCGTGCGCTGCGCACCTCCGGTGAACAAGCCCACTCCGAGCGAACGTGACACGTGCCGCCCCTGGCTCGCTCGTGAACTCGAACTGCTGCGACCGACCCTGCGGGTCGTCGTGGTTCTCGGTGGATACGGGTGGCAGGCACTGTTGCCGGTGCTGAATGCCTCGGCGTGGCGGGTTCCCCGGCCACGTCCGAAGTTCGGACACGACGTGCATGCGCAACTGCCCGCCGCCGACGGTGGTGCCGACCTGCATCTGCTCGGTTGCTACCACGTCAGTCAGCAGAACACCTTCACCGGCAGGCTCACGCCGGAGATGTTGCGGAACGTGCTCACACGGGCGAAGGATCTGGCCGAGCTCGGGTGAAGGCGATGCGGGCGGGATCGTCCCGGTGCCCCGGTGATCGTGCCCGCTTACTCGGGATCGAATGCGGCGCGTGCTCCGGCGCGCCGCGAAATTCGGTAGTCTGGACCCGTCCCGATCAAGAAGAAAATCGGGGCGGGAGTTCCCTTTGCGGGAAGAACCCGAATGGGAATGGATGCGCGCAAGGCCGCTGCTCTCCCGAAACCGAGCGGAAAGACCCGGGATTACTCGGAGTTTTTGCCCGAACACAAAAAGGAATGTGACCAAGGACACCGGCGATGGGTATCACAGTTGGGGGGACCTGAGCGAAACCTGTGAATGGCCGGTGTGACCATAGAGGCATGGCTGATAAATCCGATCCCACCCGGATTCTCATCATCGGCGGCGGCTACGTCGGTATGTACACCGCGTTACAGTTGCAATCCAAGCTGGGCCGCCGTGAGGCTTCGGTGACGGTCGTCGACCCTCAGCCGCACATGACCTACCAGCCCTTCCTACCGGAAGCGGCAGCGGGCAATGTCGAGCCCCGCCACGTGGTAGCGCCGTTGCGCCGGGTCTTGAAGCGATGCCATGTGCTGACCGCTCGTGTCACCGCAGTCGACCAGCAGGATCAGGTCGTCACCGTCGAGGGTTCCGAGGGAACCGTGGAAACTCTCGGTTACGACGTGCTCGTCGTCGCGCTCGGTTCGGTCTCGCGGTTGCTGCCGATTCCCGGCCTGGCCGAGCAGGGTATCGGCCTCAAGACCGTGGGCGAGGCGATCTACCTGCGCAACCATGTACTGGCGAAGATGGACGCCGCCTCGAACACGTCCGATCCCGAACTGCGCGAGCGGCTGCTCAACTTCACTTTCGTCGGCGGCGGGTACGCGGGTACCGAGGCGCTCGCCGAACTGGAGGACATGGCTCGCTACGCCACCCGCTACTACGACAACATCTCGCCCGATGACATCCACTTCACCCTCATCGAGGCAGCCGGGCGGATCATGCCCGAGGTCAGCGAGAAAATGGGTGTCTACACCGTCAAGGCACTCGAAGAGCGGGGCATCAAGGTCTACCTGAACACCTTCCTGAAGTCGATCGAGAACGGCCACGCCGTGCTCTCGGACGGCACCGAGTTCGACACCGACACCCTCGTGTGGAACGCGGGTGTGAAGGCCAACCCGGTGCTGAAGAACACCGACCTGCCGTTGGACGATCGCGGTCGGGTCAAGGCCACCTCGCACCTGCAGGTCGAGGGCGTGCCGAATGTGTGGGCGGCGGGTGACTGCTCGGCTGTTCCCGATCTGTCCAAGACCGAGCAGGACCCGAACGCGACCTGCGCCCCCTCCGCGCAGCACGCGGTGCGCCAGGCCCACCAGCTCGCGAAGAACATCATCGCCAGCCTGCACGGGAAGAAGACCCACGAGTACCGGCATGCCAACGCGGGATCGGTGGCCGGGCTCGGCCTCTACAAGGGTGTGGCCGATGTCTACGGGTTCAAGGCCAAGGGCTTCGTGGCCTGGTTCATGCACCGTACCTACCACGTGAGCAAGATGCCGACCTTCAATCGCAAGGCTCGGGTGCTGATCGATTGGACACTGGCGTTCCTGTTCCGCCGTGAGGTCGTGTCGATGGGCCAGATCCAGGACCCGAAGGCCGACTTCGAGCGTGCTGCCTCAAGCTGAGTTGCCGGGTGGGGGGCATCGCCGCACGCTCGGACTCGGCCGGTGCTCCTCGCCGCGCGGAGTGTTGATTGCTCCGCTTGGAGGTTTC
This Haloactinomyces albus DNA region includes the following protein-coding sequences:
- a CDS encoding uracil-DNA glycosylase, whose protein sequence is MTEGISELVAEPLADPARTAAAAGSIDELDERVAHCTACPRLVAWREKVARDKRAAFREEQYWGRPVPGFGPSDASIAVVGLAPAAHGANRTGRMFTGDRSGTVLYRALYDVGLASQPDSHRIGDGLELFSTRITAPVRCAPPVNKPTPSERDTCRPWLARELELLRPTLRVVVVLGGYGWQALLPVLNASAWRVPRPRPKFGHDVHAQLPAADGGADLHLLGCYHVSQQNTFTGRLTPEMLRNVLTRAKDLAELG
- a CDS encoding NAD(P)/FAD-dependent oxidoreductase, producing the protein MADKSDPTRILIIGGGYVGMYTALQLQSKLGRREASVTVVDPQPHMTYQPFLPEAAAGNVEPRHVVAPLRRVLKRCHVLTARVTAVDQQDQVVTVEGSEGTVETLGYDVLVVALGSVSRLLPIPGLAEQGIGLKTVGEAIYLRNHVLAKMDAASNTSDPELRERLLNFTFVGGGYAGTEALAELEDMARYATRYYDNISPDDIHFTLIEAAGRIMPEVSEKMGVYTVKALEERGIKVYLNTFLKSIENGHAVLSDGTEFDTDTLVWNAGVKANPVLKNTDLPLDDRGRVKATSHLQVEGVPNVWAAGDCSAVPDLSKTEQDPNATCAPSAQHAVRQAHQLAKNIIASLHGKKTHEYRHANAGSVAGLGLYKGVADVYGFKAKGFVAWFMHRTYHVSKMPTFNRKARVLIDWTLAFLFRREVVSMGQIQDPKADFERAASS